In Acidobacteriaceae bacterium, the following are encoded in one genomic region:
- the dnaB gene encoding replicative DNA helicase: MAASSQFDLGATNLPTAVHAEVAILGSMLLDPVAIVDATARLRSEDFSLDSHQRIYRAIMELIAASHAVDYVTVIDQLSKRGELDAIGGREYLFYLTEGVPRGMNVESYVRIVRDKSLLRQLMGIFTEGLAAAADHDDDATKVLNDVEVRLAEVADSAIQRGFSNIPDIVAQSFGSIDALYEQGKEVSGLATHYVEFDKMTSGLQPSEMIIIAARPSMGKTAWAINIGQNCAVRDNKVVAIFSLEMSKESLLRRMLASEAMVGSRKLQTGFIPREDKGKLVAALDRLMNSRLYIDDTPGITLAEMRAKCRRLLQTEGQLDLIVIDYLQLMTGSAGPGKKGIESRTQEVASISRGIKALAKELRLPIIALSQLSRNSEQRTGDKKPLLSDLRESGSIEQDADVVAFIHREEYYDRENEDVKGKAEIIIAKQRNGPTGSIQMAYLSDFTRFENLATDEGGGGGGDAY, encoded by the coding sequence ATGGCTGCGTCTTCACAATTCGATCTCGGAGCCACGAACCTTCCTACCGCAGTTCATGCGGAGGTCGCGATTCTTGGTTCCATGCTTCTTGATCCTGTCGCGATTGTCGATGCGACGGCACGTCTGCGTTCGGAAGATTTTTCGCTCGACTCGCATCAGCGGATCTACCGCGCGATCATGGAGCTCATTGCCGCGAGCCATGCGGTTGACTACGTCACCGTGATCGACCAGCTCAGCAAGCGCGGCGAGCTGGATGCGATTGGCGGGCGAGAGTATCTCTTCTACCTGACGGAAGGCGTGCCGCGTGGCATGAACGTCGAGAGCTATGTACGCATTGTGCGGGACAAGAGCCTGCTGCGCCAGCTTATGGGCATCTTCACCGAAGGCCTTGCGGCTGCGGCGGACCATGACGACGATGCGACCAAGGTACTGAACGATGTAGAAGTGCGGCTTGCGGAAGTCGCGGATTCAGCGATTCAACGCGGCTTTTCGAACATCCCGGATATTGTGGCGCAGAGCTTTGGCTCGATCGACGCACTGTATGAGCAGGGCAAGGAAGTCAGCGGGCTGGCGACGCATTACGTCGAGTTCGACAAGATGACTTCGGGTCTGCAGCCGAGCGAAATGATCATCATTGCGGCGCGTCCTTCGATGGGCAAGACGGCTTGGGCGATCAACATCGGACAGAACTGCGCGGTGCGGGACAACAAGGTCGTGGCGATCTTCTCGCTGGAAATGTCGAAGGAGTCACTGCTGCGTCGTATGCTCGCGTCGGAGGCGATGGTGGGTTCACGCAAGCTGCAGACGGGCTTTATTCCGCGCGAAGATAAAGGCAAGCTGGTGGCGGCGCTCGATAGGCTGATGAACTCGCGGCTTTATATCGACGACACGCCGGGCATTACGCTGGCGGAGATGCGGGCGAAGTGCCGTCGTCTGCTGCAGACCGAAGGCCAGCTTGATCTGATCGTTATCGACTACCTGCAGTTGATGACGGGCTCGGCGGGGCCGGGCAAGAAGGGTATTGAAAGCCGCACGCAGGAAGTGGCGTCGATCTCGCGTGGCATCAAGGCGCTGGCGAAGGAACTTCGGCTGCCGATCATTGCGCTCTCACAGCTTTCGCGTAACTCGGAGCAGCGTACGGGCGATAAGAAGCCGCTGCTCTCGGATCTTCGTGAGTCGGGCTCGATCGAGCAGGATGCTGACGTGGTCGCGTTCATTCATCGCGAGGAGTACTACGACCGCGAAAACGAAGATGTGAAGGGCAAGGCCGAGATCATCATCGCGAAGCAACGTAACGGTCCGACGGGGTCGATACAGATGGCGTATCTTTCGGACTTTACGCGCTTTGAAAACCTCGCCACGGATGAAGGCGGCGGTGGCGGCGGGGACGCGTACTAG
- a CDS encoding VOC family protein yields MSLFDGNACTWFEIPTVDFDRATEFYETVLDMSLRVLPGAYACSMFPNVAGRVGGCLVSRPHAKPSANGTTVFLNVDGKLDACVKRAEKLGSTITVPRTQVPGNKSYFACLIDSEGNQIGLHSMEF; encoded by the coding sequence ATGAGCCTGTTTGATGGCAACGCCTGTACCTGGTTTGAGATTCCTACCGTCGATTTTGACCGAGCCACCGAGTTCTACGAGACGGTGCTGGATATGTCCTTGCGCGTTTTGCCGGGCGCGTATGCCTGCAGCATGTTTCCAAATGTTGCAGGACGTGTGGGCGGATGCCTTGTCTCGCGCCCGCATGCGAAGCCTTCGGCGAATGGCACGACCGTGTTTCTTAACGTCGATGGCAAGCTGGATGCGTGCGTCAAGCGTGCGGAGAAGCTGGGCTCGACGATTACTGTTCCACGCACACAGGTTCCTGGGAACAAGAGTTACTTTGCCTGCCTCATTGATTCGGAAGGCAATCAAATTGGTCTGCACAGCATGGAGTTTTAG
- a CDS encoding YafY family protein — protein MRRADRLFQIVQMLHSGRLKTARVLAERLQVSERTIYRDVRDLQLAGQPIEGEAGVGYTLRRQLEMPPLMFTVEELTSIVLGARLVQAWGGEESFEAVNSALARIEAVLPPHLTAELSSIVLYAPPYSMKREYRKRLDQLHHACRSKNVIEFEYVRLGEEASRKESRSVWPLALAFWGGVWTLGAWCETRKEFRSFRMDRMSAVVTLPREFNPKRGQRLEDFVRQVQAEAKPSKVVSRKILKNYEE, from the coding sequence GTGAGGCGCGCTGATCGGCTGTTCCAGATAGTGCAGATGCTGCACTCTGGAAGGCTGAAGACGGCGCGCGTGTTGGCGGAGCGTCTGCAGGTTTCGGAGCGGACGATCTATCGCGATGTGCGCGATCTGCAGCTTGCAGGGCAGCCGATTGAAGGCGAAGCCGGCGTGGGGTATACGCTGCGACGCCAGTTGGAGATGCCTCCGCTGATGTTCACCGTGGAAGAGCTTACGTCGATTGTGCTGGGGGCGAGGCTGGTGCAGGCGTGGGGCGGGGAGGAATCGTTCGAAGCGGTGAACAGTGCGCTGGCGCGCATTGAGGCCGTGCTTCCTCCGCATCTCACCGCAGAGTTGAGTTCGATTGTGCTCTATGCGCCGCCGTACTCGATGAAGCGGGAGTATCGGAAGCGGCTGGACCAGTTGCACCATGCATGCCGTTCAAAGAACGTGATCGAGTTTGAGTATGTGCGGCTGGGTGAAGAGGCGAGTCGGAAGGAAAGCCGCAGTGTGTGGCCGCTGGCTCTGGCGTTCTGGGGCGGGGTATGGACGCTGGGCGCGTGGTGTGAGACACGCAAGGAGTTTCGGTCCTTTCGCATGGACCGCATGAGTGCAGTCGTGACGCTGCCGAGAGAGTTTAATCCGAAACGAGGTCAACGCCTCGAAGACTTTGTTCGGCAGGTGCAGGCCGAAGCAAAGCCTTCGAAGGTCGTATCTCGCAAGATTCTGAAGAACTACGAAGAGTAG